GGGGAGGCGGGATATGCTAAATGTTGGCCGTCGAAAGGAAGCTACATGAACCAAGAGCAGCCCCAAATCACCGTGGCCATGATCTCCATGAACGAGGAGGCGGCCGTGGGCAAGGTAATCGCCGATATCCAGGCGGCCGCGCCCGGCACGCACATCCTTTTGGTGGACTCCAGCAAGGACCGCACCCCGGAGATCGCCCAGGCGGCCGGGGCCGAGGTGATCCGCCAGTTCCCGCCCAAGGGCTACGGACCGGCCATGATGCGCGCCCTCACCTCGGCCCGGGGCCAGGTGGTGGTCACCCTAGACTGCGACGATACCTATCCCACGGACCGCATTCTGCCCATGGCCGAAGAAATACTCTTCGGCCGGGCCGACCTGGTGGACGCCAGCCGCCTGGAAAAGAAACCCGAGGCCATGCCCTGGATCAACTTCCTGGCCAACTGGGGCTTCGCCTGGCTGGCCAGCATCCTTTTCCTACGCCGGGTCACGGACCTGCACTCGGGCATGAGGGCCTACCGCACCAGCCTGTTCGACGAGATGAGCTTTCAAGCCCAGGGCTCGGCCCTACCCGTGGAGCTGCTGCTCAAGCCCATGGCCAAGGGCAAGAAGGTCAAGGCGATCTTCATCCCTTATGACGAGCGCACCGGTGAGAGCACCCTGGATCCGCTGAAGAGCGCCTGGTGGACCCTGAAACGGATTCTCCGCGTCAGGTTTGGCTTTTAGTTAGATTCCCCTACAACCAGCGGCAAGAGTCCGGCCCAATACAAGGGCCGGGAGGCGTCGCGTGGCTGCACGATGAACAGCACCCAGCCGGGCAGGGGCTTCTCGCTGATGGCGTAGCCGGCCCGGTGGAGCGCCGCGCGGGCGGCCGGGGCCAGGGAGGCGCGCACCGCCAGGTGCAGCTCATGGCCTTGGGGCAATAGCTGGTCCTGGTTCAAATAGCGCGGCAGCCAGGCCGGGCGGTGGCGGGGAGAGCGGTCCACCCTGAGGCGGGCGGGCAGCCAGGCGGCCAGGCCTGGCTCGGCCCACACCGGCTGGCGGCCGGGCAGCATCTCGGCCAGGGCCGAGGCCGCCGCTCTGGGAGTGGCTTGGCGCCCCTCGCCCTGGCTCACCCCCACCAGCAGCTCGTTGAGGGCCCAGTCGCCAGAGGCCTCGCCGCTCTGGGCCAGGCGCAGATAGCGCAGCTCACGGGGCGCGAAGCGGATCTCCTGCCAGGGCGCGCGGCCGGAGATGGCCAGCTTGCCTCCGGTCCAGAAGAAGGGCAGATAGGGCCGGGCCTTGGCCAGCTCCTGCCAACTCTCGCCGTCCGCGCTGCCGCTGAGGGTCAGCTCGCGGGGCAGCAAGCGTGGCTCGCCCGGGAAGAGCATCAGCGAGCACACGCCCTCCTGCGCGCGGCCCAGGTCCAGGGTAATGCTTGCGCCCGGCTCTTGGGCCAGCACCAAGCGGGTG
This region of Desulfarculaceae bacterium genomic DNA includes:
- a CDS encoding glycosyltransferase family 2 protein; its protein translation is MNQEQPQITVAMISMNEEAAVGKVIADIQAAAPGTHILLVDSSKDRTPEIAQAAGAEVIRQFPPKGYGPAMMRALTSARGQVVVTLDCDDTYPTDRILPMAEEILFGRADLVDASRLEKKPEAMPWINFLANWGFAWLASILFLRRVTDLHSGMRAYRTSLFDEMSFQAQGSALPVELLLKPMAKGKKVKAIFIPYDERTGESTLDPLKSAWWTLKRILRVRFGF